Genomic window (Cryptococcus neoformans var. grubii H99 chromosome 9, complete sequence):
TCATCTCAAGTCGAACTTCTCGGTCCCAATGTTTGCTACCCAAAACACCAGCTTCCCACCAACTTGTTGTAAAAGGATTGACCAATTGAGGATCATCTAACTCTGGTCTGTACGCTCCATccgccatcctctcctcagTATCTAACAAGCCCTCAATCTTAGGTTCCTTGCTGACAAGGGATCGGGCAAATGCAATCGCTTGCTTGCCGGTACGGGGAGGGAAATGCAGAGCACATTCAGTAAGTCTCTTGGCAAACGCCGCAGAGCGATTAGCTGGCGATCGAGAGTGacgagagaagaatgaagcaTTTAAACATCGGAAGAGGAGTGTGGATGTAGATAGGGTGTGGACAGCgccggaagaggatttTGTGGAAGCTGGCAGGAAAGGGGGGTCCTCAATCCCAGTGTCAAGGCACAACggtcgaagaagagcgaaaAGCTGATTGATGAAGTCGGAAAGGTCAATGTTGAGCGCCTCTCCCTGACCTGAAAGAAGGTCAAAGGCCGTGGCGATAGCTAGTAACCTGTTTCGGATACGCTGACTGGCGCCAACGACATCCAATTGCTGGGATGATTCATCTtcgctctcctcttcttgtttgTTACTGGCATCGGCTAACTGCTGGTCTGCAATTATCTTGCGAAGTACAACAAGCAGGTCGCGGAAGAAGTCAATGTTAATGAAATGGGAGTAGGTGGAGATACCCTCCAGAGCCGCCGGCAAAAGAGGCGTACGTTTGGGATTCTTCAGGATGGAGAAATACAAGACAAAGAGGTTTTTGAGGGTTTCAGTCTGTACTTGggccctttcttccttgtcAACCTCAgcctctgcttctgccatttccttctgaacttccttcatctccctctcccgTTTTTTTTGATTCTTCGTCgcccacttcttcctcttctctgaTTTGaacttctttcccttgatctcatccttctctctcttaCTCTTGTTGCCGCCCTTTGCATTCTTACCTCGTCGCATCTGGTCAAGTTCATCCTTGAGgcgaaggtgaagaagacagaAAAGAACATTAGGGTGAACTTGGAAATGGCGCTCTTTGATCATTCGCGCAATCAACCGGACAAGCGTTTGAGAATGCTGCCCCGAGACGTCTTCGCGGAATACGCGAATGAAAGTTTGAAGCACCAGATCAGAGTCACCGTCCCAGCTACGTCTGCCGAGTCGACCAACAAGGACACCCATGATGTTCTCGCTAAAATTGAAGTGGGTGACAGATGTCAAGAGCTCGCACATACATCTTAAGCTGATAGTAGCGAGATTCGTTTTGCCTTTTAAAAAACTATTAGAACCTGCCGACAGGCAACCATTGAAGACTTACTCTTGATCTCTGCCTCGAGCATCTTCAAATAGCCCTTGTAGCTTTTCACCAacatcttttctccttctctcaatCTTTTCACTTCATCCCTAACCTTCTCAGCTTCCTCAAGTGCCGTCAGCTCACGAATTCTATAGCCTGGAATAAGATCTTTGTAAACGGCCAGTTGAGAGAGGAAAACTAGACCTCGAATAGAGGCCGGGACAGAAAGAGGTGgttgcccttcttcaagcgcTGGGACGGTAGGGAGACCGAAGGAAGATAGTCTTGTAAGGACAGGGCTCTAAGATATCTCATTAGATATTGTTCCTATACTCCACAGTATGGACATACGATGTCAACAAGTTCTCCCCCCCCTAGGATTTCAGAACCCAATTGCGCCACTTGCTCCTTCGCAGCTTCCAGCCTCTGAGCATTCTTCCAACCCTTCTTGCCTACAATCTCTGCAATACCCATCCTTCCAAACTTTCCCTTCTGACTTGCCATCCTCATTGTCTGtgcttcatcatcactgttctcctcttcttcttccacctcatcttcttcttcatccccacTTTCGAGCTTAATCGCTGCCTTCTTGGGCTGGGGGACCGCGATACGGGTTGAACCTTGAACCATTTGGATTTCACCAGTAGGAAGTTTAATGGGCAAACGGCCAACTTCGACAGAATCTTCCTGGGGCTCTTCTGGCTTAGCGGCCCACCTTGATCGTCCAACTAGTTCATActcggcttcttcctccttcttcttgcgctTTCTACGCTCGGGctcgtcttcgtcctcgtcaGAGCTGAAGTCATCAAAGGCAGCAGTGacatcctcgtcatcctcacttCCTGAAAActcgtcctcatcatcagatCCCAGACTTCCATCGCCTTCCGAGCCAAAGTCAACATCTGATCCCATGTCCGACTGGAGATCCGAATCGAATTCAGGATCGGAATCGAATCCATCGCTTTCGTCAGAACCCGGTTGGCGTACTGAGGTTTTTGACTTTTGCTTTTTAGGTTGAGATATTATTTCTCGGGATTTGTTGAGTTCGTGTAGACGCTTTGTTTCCTTAACTGATCTATGAAGTTGTCAATGGCAATAATGGAACAGCAACAGTTAATAACCTACCGGGTCAAAGCAGTGGTATCTATTCCAGCCAAGAATTTCGCATTCTCCAGGCCTAAaccctcctcttcaccgAGGTTTTCGAGCATGTCGCTATCCatcccatcatcttcatcaccagATCCCGTGGCGTAAATACTCTTTGGCACTGGAATTGTTTTCTGGTCACGGAGCTTGACCTTCTTCGGTTGATCAGGCTTGCGCTTAGGCCGACCGTTCGCTTGAGTGCTGTCTTCTGCAGAAGCAGCTTTGGATTTTTTAGGGGCAGGGGGCTTGGAAGCCGGGGCCTTACGCTTTCCGAGTGCCTTCGCTCCAGGCTTGCCCATCTTTGTGAGTGTAGACGAGTGTAAACAATGGATGTATCTAGAAACGGCCCTTGTTCGTTGAAAATGTTCAGAAACCTCCACCTGACTTTttgatttgattccgttgTAAGGCTCCATGTCGGTCACCGCCGCGTATATATGGCTGGTGAGAAGTGGTGCGCCATGGCAGTGTATTGCTTGTTGAAGCCTTCGTTCTTCATTTCTTTGAATTCTATATCCATCATCCATGCAGTAGTGCAGTAGTGCAGTAGCCAAAGAACCTTCCCTTAGACGCAGCTAGCCCAATATCCCAATATGTCCAAGGTCCCCAACAAACCTCCCAAGATAGAACCCTCGCACGTCTATCTCCAGATATCACATTCACCCTCTCAAATTCCCTCGACCTCTATGGAAAATCCACCTTGGCAGCTGAAATATGTTGGACAGGTGGGTGAATTAGAAGGAGAGGGTATATTTGAGGTGGTTCAACTAGATGGACAGCCAGTTAGAAGGGACCAAGGTCTTTGGACacaaaaagagaaagttctgcttgagaaggtgaagaatgCTGCGGGTGTAAACAGCGTGAAGGTATTACCTGAAGTCAGACAAAGGAGCAAAAGGGAAGAGTTTTAGATGCCAAGAACATGCCTATATGtaaggatggggaagaaacTGCATAACTGTTGAGACAAAGCTGATATCGTACAACAGAGATTATGATTAAACGCGAAAACACTGTCGTCTAGGCGGGCCGTCTGGATTCTCCCAAACATACGTATGGCCCCCGAATTGCGGATGAGGTATCAATGTACGAGGAAcagtatatatatatatgtcGCCCATGCAGCTCATAAGGGCATGCTTGTAATTTCGTCTCGAACCGTCTGAGCTCGTTGGGCACGCTGCAGTTGCAGGGGAGCAGACTGTAAAGTTGACTACCCGTTAGTAATACGAGCATATTCTTTAAAAGGTATAACATACCTTGACCACTTCCGACAAGTTGGATGCTACAGTTTGGAAAGTTTCTCTGACCTCGTCGTGGCGAAGAGGTTTAGGTATTTCTTCTAGTTGTTTCACATCTACATTTGTTAGCTTGAACAGATCTAAAGGAACGTACCGTTTTCGTCTTCTAGATCATCGGGCAACCATTCTGCCTCTgttcttctcatctctaAATCCACTTCCAGTCGATTAATGCTCTCTGGCATCTTTTTGCGCCTTTCAGCAATGCGGGTTTCATGATCAACCTTTTCGGTGTGAAGACCCCATATTTTACGATCGAGAACTTCGTCGAACCCTTCGGTAGCTAAAACATGTATAATTAGATTACAATGCAGATCCCAGTGGTTACAAGAATTGCTACGCACCTTGCACGAAATCCTCATAATTTTGGCCATTCACTTGCAAATTGTACTTGCTCATCTCAAATATCCTGTCTTGTATCTGACGTGGATATCCAAAGGTGAGCTCATTCAGGTAAGCCATTATCTACTCCACTCACTTGAGCTAGCCGAGCCTTCAACTCTCTCCTCATCGTCCTTGCtgcatctccatccttACCACCTGGCATGGTGGCTAATCGTGTCTCCATCACTTCCATCATCGCATCTGAGACATTTTTCTTCACTCGTAGCCAGTCTGGTTCACTGTCTATTACAATTCTTGAGAGGGGTAATTCGGCCATTGTAGATGATACTATTTAGCATGAGAATAAAGCAGGAAATCAACAACAAATTTCGTTAAAAGGTGTTGGATGCGTCTTCATGCGTGCTTCTTCGGGTTCGTCGCTGCTCACTGTTGTTTTGGCCGACGCGACAGGCAAGTGTTACGTAACATTTACATGGTTTGGCGCGCGACTGCCTGTCAGCTCGCTTTCTTGACTTTGCCATCCAGCAACCATTTCATCCTCAGACCTTGTTAATGGACACTCCAAAGCGCAATCGGCTGCTTACCCGCACCCAAAAAGATACAGAAAGAGCCAGTCGCTGGTGGAATGAAGGAATCAAGGCTTCAGCTTCCGCCTCATGCGATTTACCGTCTGTCCTCAACTCGCCCAGTAAACGGAATCATGctatggaagaagaaatcaaGCGTTTAAATGAAGAGGTCATAGCGGCAAAGGATGGATATGAGAGACAacttgaaggagaggctAAGATAAGCATGAGTCTGCGAGATCGGATAGGTAGACTGGAAGAAAAGTtcagaaaggaaaaggcaaaggtggAGCTCGCGCAAATAAAAGAAAACGAGATGAAAATCTCTTTAGAGTTGCTGGAAGACCAGCtaaagagagagagggaggattGGAGCAAAGACATAAATGACCTAAAGGCAACGCTagcaaaggaaagagacgagaaaagaagagtaCAGGAGGAGATACACCGCCTAAAAGAGGGGACGAGCAGATCAACTGAAGCCAGTGCCCCGCCTCTAAGTGATGTCTTCATGAGGTATGTTGGCTGTAACTCGACAAAATCCTATTGACTAACTAGGGCCAGTTCTCGGGCATTACAGCCAATAAATGCTAACATTCCCACTTCTCTCGCCTCAACTGCCCCCTCTACGCCAAGCCGCAAGATCGCTGCGCAccctccatctccctcaGCACTTCGCAAGGCTTATGCACACCTTGAATCACAGCACAAGGCACTGAAGGCTGCCTACGACAAGCTCCAGGAGCGACATGAAAGGGATATGAAGTATCTAAAGATTTATGCTGCAGTGGTGGCAgacagagaagaaaggagaagggaaaaacgGGCGGAAAAACGCGTACAGAGATCAACACGGAAAAACAATACACCCAGCGAGTCTTTTAACCATGAAGGAAACCCTCCAGCTATTGTGCATCAGGATAGGGATGGTGTGGGACCAACTATGTCTGGCACCACGGCGAGCAACGAAACCGACACGTCTGGGGCTATCGAAGTCACTGACACAGAGATGGACACAGATAACGTCGCACTCAACAATGCTACAAAAAATGATCAGCCAACCTCCTTTGGGGCACCCAAAATGTTGAACATGACCCTGCGACAGGTGCTAGTCCCAACTACTCCCGGCACACCGGCTTTGGCCCAACCCAAAAACCAAAATCGCGCGTCT
Coding sequences:
- a CDS encoding nucleolar complex protein 3, with the translated sequence MGKPGAKALGKRKAPASKPPAPKKSKAASAEDSTQANGRPKRKPDQPKKVKLRDQKTIPVPKSIYATGSGDEDDGMDSDMLENLGEEEGLGLENAKFLAGIDTTALTRSVKETKRLHELNKSREIISQPKKQKSKTSVRQPGSDESDGFDSDPEFDSDLQSDMGSDVDFGSEGDGSLGSDDEDEFSGSEDDEDVTAAFDDFSSDEDEDEPERRKRKKKEEEAEYELVGRSRWAAKPEEPQEDSVEVGRLPIKLPTGEIQMVQGSTRIAVPQPKKAAIKLESGDEEEDEVEEEEENSDDEAQTMRMASQKGKFGRMGIAEIVGKKGWKNAQRLEAAKEQVAQLGSEILGGGELVDISPVLTRLSSFGLPTVPALEEGQPPLSVPASIRGLVFLSQLAVYKDLIPGYRIRELTALEEAEKVRDEVKRLREGEKMLVKSYKGYLKMLEAEIKSKTNLATISLRCMCELLTSVTHFNFSENIMGVLVGRLGRRSWDGDSDLVLQTFIRVFREDVSGQHSQTLVRLIARMIKERHFQVHPNVLFCLLHLRLKDELDQMRRGKNAKGGNKSKREKDEIKGKKFKSEKRKKWATKNQKKREREMKEVQKEMAEAEAEVDKEERAQVQTETLKNLFVLYFSILKNPKRTPLLPAALEGISTYSHFINIDFFRDLLVVLRKIIADQQLADASNKQEEESEDESSQQLDVVGASQRIRNRLLAIATAFDLLSGQGEALNIDLSDFINQLFALLRPLCLDTGIEDPPFLPASTKSSSGAVHTLSTSTLLFRCLNASFFSRHSRSPANRSAAFAKRLTECALHFPPRTGKQAIAFARSLVSKEPKIEGLLDTEERMADGAYRPELDDPQLVNPFTTSWWEAGVLGSKHWDREVRLEMSKLRDGKVV